Proteins from one Prevotella sp. E2-28 genomic window:
- the thrC gene encoding threonine synthase → MKYYSTNGKAPVADLKKAVVKGLAEDRGLYMPEKINPLPKAFFDDMSKMKFQDIAFNVACAFFGDDVDLDGLQDLVYDTLQFDCPIVKVKDRSTEGRLQGKNIYSLELFHGPTLAFKDVGARFMARLLQYFLKSEKSANGQKEVNVLVATSGDTGSAVANGFLGVEGIHVYVLYPKGKVSPIQECQFTTLGKNITAIEVDGVFDDCQALVKSAFMDAELNQHMMLTSANSINVARFLPQAFYYFNAVAQLIALGHQPSDIVICVPSGNFGNICAALFGHQMGMPVKRFIAANNANDIFYNYLQTGQYNPKPSKQTLANAMDVGDPSNFARIINLYSENGKLSPEETHQRITSLISGATYSDEQIKETMRKCYKETGYILDPHGACGYQALEDSLKPGEIGIFCETAHPAKFKEKVDDILGIDVEIPERLAAFMKGEKQSVPMTKNFEDFKAYLLKQ, encoded by the coding sequence ATGAAATATTACAGTACTAACGGAAAGGCCCCTGTGGCCGACTTGAAAAAGGCCGTCGTTAAAGGACTGGCTGAGGATCGCGGACTCTATATGCCCGAAAAAATCAATCCATTGCCAAAGGCATTCTTCGACGACATGTCGAAGATGAAGTTCCAGGACATCGCCTTCAATGTGGCCTGTGCCTTCTTTGGCGATGATGTGGACCTCGACGGTCTGCAGGACTTAGTTTACGACACCCTGCAGTTTGATTGTCCTATCGTTAAGGTCAAGGATCGCTCGACCGAAGGACGCTTGCAAGGCAAGAATATCTATTCATTGGAACTATTTCATGGTCCCACACTGGCTTTCAAAGATGTAGGTGCCCGTTTTATGGCACGCCTGCTGCAGTACTTCCTTAAAAGTGAGAAGTCTGCAAATGGTCAGAAGGAAGTCAACGTACTCGTTGCTACCTCTGGCGACACAGGCTCTGCCGTAGCTAATGGTTTCCTTGGCGTTGAGGGCATTCACGTCTATGTACTCTATCCAAAAGGAAAGGTAAGTCCCATCCAGGAATGCCAGTTCACCACGCTGGGCAAGAACATCACGGCTATTGAGGTTGACGGCGTCTTCGATGACTGTCAGGCTCTGGTAAAGTCGGCCTTCATGGATGCAGAGCTTAATCAGCACATGATGTTGACATCAGCCAATTCCATCAATGTGGCGCGCTTCTTGCCTCAGGCATTCTATTATTTCAATGCCGTGGCTCAACTCATCGCTCTCGGCCATCAGCCATCAGACATCGTAATCTGCGTGCCCTCAGGCAACTTCGGCAATATCTGTGCTGCCCTGTTTGGTCATCAGATGGGTATGCCCGTGAAGCGCTTCATCGCAGCTAATAATGCCAACGATATCTTCTATAACTATCTGCAGACGGGCCAGTATAATCCCAAGCCCTCTAAGCAGACGTTGGCAAATGCTATGGACGTGGGCGATCCCTCTAACTTCGCCCGCATCATTAACCTTTACTCTGAGAACGGAAAGCTCTCACCCGAAGAGACGCATCAGCGTATCACCAGCCTCATCAGCGGTGCCACCTACAGCGACGAGCAAATCAAGGAGACCATGCGCAAGTGCTACAAGGAGACAGGCTATATCCTCGACCCTCACGGAGCATGTGGCTACCAAGCCCTTGAGGACAGTCTGAAGCCTGGCGAGATTGGCATCTTCTGCGAGACTGCCCATCCAGCTAAGTTCAAAGAGAAGGTGGACGACATCCTTGGCATCGACGTAGAGATTCCAGAGCGCCTCGCTGCCTTCATGAAGGGCGAGAAGCAGAGTGTTCCGATGACCAAGAACTTCGAGGACTTTAAGGCTTACCTCTTAAAGCAGTAA
- a CDS encoding cofactor-independent phosphoglycerate mutase encodes MKHIIILGDGMADHKVERLGGKTLLQYARPEYMNRLAKAGRTGRLVTVPEGFPPGSEVANTAILGYDLNKVYEGRGPLEAASIGYEMQPDDFAIRCNIITLEDGKIITHNGGNLQTEDARVLIDYLNEQLAKPINEKEGCERVKFICGIQYRHLLVIKGGNKHIVCAPPHDHPNEPWRPLLVKPEDGLVGSDIVAAQSTASLINDLILRSQELLAKHPYNIEKANRGERQANSIWPWSGGYRPSMQTLMQQYPQVKTGAVISAVDLIQGIGKYAGLRIIKVPGATGLADTNYEGKAQAAIEALQKDDFVFVHVEATDEAGHDGDLDLKLKAIDYLDQRLIKPIFEATEQMDEPVCIAILPDHPTPVEQRIHVNEPVPFIIYYKGIEPDDVEHYDEESCVTGGYGLLRLNEFMQEFMKIS; translated from the coding sequence ATGAAGCACATTATCATTTTGGGCGACGGCATGGCAGATCACAAGGTGGAACGCCTAGGTGGCAAGACACTCTTACAGTATGCCCGTCCTGAATATATGAACCGATTGGCAAAGGCTGGTCGCACTGGTCGTCTCGTAACTGTACCTGAAGGTTTTCCTCCTGGTAGTGAGGTAGCCAACACCGCCATCTTAGGTTATGACCTCAACAAGGTCTATGAGGGTCGCGGTCCTCTGGAAGCAGCTTCTATTGGCTACGAGATGCAGCCTGATGATTTCGCTATCCGCTGCAACATCATCACATTGGAGGATGGAAAGATTATCACCCATAATGGTGGTAACCTACAGACAGAGGACGCCCGTGTACTCATCGATTATCTCAACGAGCAGCTCGCAAAACCCATCAATGAAAAAGAGGGTTGCGAACGTGTCAAGTTCATCTGTGGTATCCAGTACCGTCATCTGTTGGTCATCAAAGGCGGCAACAAGCACATCGTCTGTGCCCCACCCCATGATCACCCCAACGAGCCCTGGCGCCCGTTGTTGGTAAAACCTGAGGATGGTCTCGTAGGCAGCGACATCGTCGCTGCTCAGTCCACCGCCTCTCTCATCAACGACTTGATTCTGCGTTCTCAGGAATTGCTAGCCAAGCATCCTTATAACATCGAGAAAGCAAACCGCGGTGAGCGCCAAGCTAATAGCATCTGGCCTTGGAGCGGAGGCTATCGTCCTTCCATGCAGACACTTATGCAGCAGTACCCACAGGTAAAGACAGGAGCGGTCATCTCAGCTGTTGACCTGATTCAGGGTATCGGCAAATACGCAGGCTTGCGTATCATCAAAGTGCCTGGAGCTACAGGACTGGCCGACACGAACTATGAGGGAAAGGCACAGGCTGCCATCGAAGCATTACAGAAAGATGACTTCGTCTTTGTACACGTAGAAGCTACTGACGAGGCTGGTCATGATGGCGATCTCGACTTAAAGCTCAAAGCTATCGACTACTTAGATCAGCGTCTTATCAAGCCTATCTTCGAGGCTACGGAACAGATGGACGAGCCCGTATGCATCGCCATCCTCCCTGATCACCCCACCCCCGTTGAGCAGCGTATCCATGTTAATGAGCCCGTACCTTTCATTATATATTATAAAGGTATAGAACCCGATGACGTGGAGCACTATGACGAGGAGTCGTGCGTCACTGGCGGTTACGGACTGCTGCGTCTGAATGAGTTTATGCAAGAATTTATGAAAATCAGTTAG